One genomic window of Candidatus Binatia bacterium includes the following:
- a CDS encoding TrpB-like pyridoxal phosphate-dependent enzyme, whose amino-acid sequence MNNATKILLPEERLPTSWYNIVADLPLEPPPALHPGTGKPIIAEELAPLFPPALIEQEFSRQREVPIPEEVRSLYRLWRPTPLFRAWRWEKILRTPARIYYKYEGVSPAGSHKPNTAVAQAFYNRQAGIRRLATETGAGQWGSSLALACNFFGLECQVFMVRVSYNQKPYRRALMETYGAHVVASPSSLTKAGREVLARDPECSGSLGIAISEAVEVAAADPQTNYALGSVLNHVLLHQTVIGLEALEQFAAIGEEPDIVVACTGGGSNFAGIAFPFLGRMLRGGPQVEIRAVEPAACPSLTKGKYTYDFGDTAHLTPLMKMHTLGSSFVPPGIHAGGLRYHGMAPLVSHVVVQGLVKAEAVQQLEAFAAGVEFARAEGIVPAPEANHAIAGARRAALQCREEGRGKVILFNLCGHGHFDMQAYMDYAAGRLQNFDYPDEEVAMALAGLPAVGVD is encoded by the coding sequence ATGAACAATGCAACGAAAATTCTTTTGCCGGAAGAGCGGTTGCCTACCTCTTGGTACAACATCGTCGCCGATTTGCCGTTGGAGCCCCCACCCGCTTTGCATCCAGGTACGGGAAAGCCGATTATCGCGGAAGAACTTGCTCCGCTTTTTCCTCCAGCGTTGATTGAGCAAGAGTTCAGCCGCCAGCGTGAGGTGCCGATTCCAGAGGAAGTGCGTAGTTTGTATCGCTTGTGGCGGCCCACGCCGTTGTTCCGCGCCTGGCGTTGGGAAAAGATCCTGCGGACTCCGGCGCGCATCTACTACAAGTACGAGGGTGTAAGCCCGGCGGGTTCTCACAAACCGAACACCGCCGTTGCGCAAGCGTTCTACAACCGGCAAGCCGGAATTCGCCGTTTGGCAACCGAAACGGGAGCGGGCCAATGGGGCTCGTCGCTGGCGCTGGCTTGCAACTTTTTTGGCCTCGAATGCCAGGTGTTCATGGTTCGCGTGAGTTACAACCAAAAGCCCTACCGGCGCGCGCTGATGGAGACGTACGGTGCTCATGTGGTGGCAAGTCCGAGCAGTTTGACAAAAGCTGGCCGCGAAGTCCTTGCCCGCGATCCGGAATGCTCGGGCTCATTGGGAATTGCCATCTCCGAGGCGGTGGAGGTGGCCGCCGCAGACCCGCAGACGAACTACGCCTTGGGGAGCGTCTTGAATCATGTGCTGTTGCACCAAACCGTGATCGGCTTGGAGGCTTTAGAGCAATTCGCTGCGATCGGTGAAGAGCCTGACATCGTGGTCGCATGCACAGGGGGCGGATCGAACTTTGCGGGAATTGCGTTTCCCTTCTTGGGCCGAATGTTGCGTGGGGGGCCGCAGGTGGAGATCCGGGCGGTCGAGCCGGCTGCATGCCCCAGCTTGACGAAGGGCAAGTACACGTACGACTTTGGCGATACTGCCCATCTGACGCCGCTGATGAAGATGCACACGCTGGGGAGTTCCTTCGTGCCGCCCGGCATTCACGCCGGTGGGTTGCGTTACCACGGCATGGCGCCTTTGGTGAGCCATGTAGTTGTTCAGGGCCTGGTGAAGGCAGAGGCGGTGCAACAACTAGAAGCCTTCGCTGCCGGTGTGGAGTTTGCGCGGGCGGAAGGGATTGTTCCCGCCCCGGAGGCCAATCATGCAATCGCGGGGGCCCGCCGCGCTGCTTTGCAGTGTCGGGAAGAAGGGCGGGGAAAAGTAATTTTGTTCAACCTTTGCGGCCACGGCCATTTCGACATGCAGGCTTACATGGACTACGCAGCAGGGCGGCTGCAGAACTTCGACTATCCCGACGAAGAAGTGGCAATGGCCTTGGCTGGCTTACCGGCCGTTGGGGTCGACTGA
- a CDS encoding wax ester/triacylglycerol synthase family O-acyltransferase, with translation MGEQPAAREVTLPSRMLPSDALFWYAEEATPALRPVVGGLFFLDRAPHTEKLEHAFLRWVDRIPRLRQRVYEDALRLTLPEWRDDPHFELHYHLRHLELPPPGSRKELLELVSALFASPLDPARPLWEAYDIRGYQGTRAALLVKVHHCVMDGVGSMTGFDALTQAKRNQSIPLPRIRPSQPRPAPMRAARLATEALKVTTDNLRAAAALLLGAVRDPASAVAQISAATRGLWGVLSDLTSPASPDPLAQQATGIGRRLDGLTMPLPRLRKIKEALGVTLNDLMLTIVAGAVGRYYRHRKLSVDELHCMVPISLRREEERHLLGNRVGMCNVALPIGEEDPLRRLARIQEQTAAAKRDRRAAAYPFLMRVLTLTPTFVIRALAQATTGKINLIVTNVPGPSELRYLAGARIDAIYPYAPVTIGLPLAIALLSYADTYGIGIDTDPSAIPDPELLHHFLEQATDEVERAARVSQQKAPRPQRTALATRPARAQSTPTAGKPAKAIATSSSG, from the coding sequence ATGGGCGAGCAACCAGCCGCGCGTGAGGTCACCCTGCCTAGCCGTATGCTGCCCTCGGATGCACTATTCTGGTACGCAGAAGAGGCCACGCCGGCACTGCGGCCTGTTGTGGGTGGGTTGTTCTTTCTCGATCGGGCCCCACACACGGAAAAACTCGAGCATGCTTTCCTGCGCTGGGTCGATCGCATCCCGCGGCTTCGCCAACGCGTGTACGAGGATGCTCTTCGCCTTACCTTGCCGGAGTGGCGCGACGACCCTCATTTCGAACTCCACTACCATCTGCGCCACCTGGAGCTGCCGCCACCAGGCAGCCGCAAGGAGCTGCTGGAACTGGTTAGCGCTCTGTTTGCTTCACCTCTCGATCCCGCACGTCCTTTATGGGAAGCGTACGACATTCGCGGCTACCAAGGAACGCGCGCAGCCCTGCTGGTCAAGGTCCATCACTGCGTCATGGACGGCGTAGGCTCTATGACGGGCTTCGATGCCTTGACCCAAGCGAAGCGAAATCAATCGATCCCCCTGCCCCGCATCCGTCCTTCGCAACCACGCCCAGCTCCAATGAGGGCCGCGCGTCTGGCAACCGAGGCCCTGAAGGTGACCACTGATAACCTCCGCGCCGCAGCCGCTTTGCTTCTCGGAGCTGTTCGCGACCCAGCTTCCGCCGTCGCTCAAATCAGCGCCGCCACCCGCGGCTTATGGGGCGTACTTTCGGACCTGACATCCCCCGCTTCCCCAGACCCGTTAGCGCAACAGGCCACCGGAATCGGTCGCCGGTTGGATGGGCTCACGATGCCATTGCCCCGCCTTCGTAAAATCAAGGAGGCCCTCGGCGTTACGCTAAATGACCTGATGCTCACGATCGTGGCCGGAGCCGTGGGGCGTTACTATCGCCACCGCAAGCTCAGCGTCGACGAGCTCCATTGTATGGTTCCCATCAGCCTGCGACGGGAAGAGGAGCGCCATCTGCTGGGGAACCGCGTGGGCATGTGCAACGTCGCGCTCCCCATCGGAGAGGAAGACCCGCTACGCCGTCTCGCCCGCATCCAGGAGCAAACAGCCGCCGCCAAGCGCGACCGTCGGGCGGCCGCTTATCCCTTCCTCATGCGTGTGCTCACCCTGACCCCAACGTTTGTCATCCGAGCGTTAGCCCAAGCTACGACAGGCAAAATCAACCTGATTGTCACGAACGTGCCCGGCCCATCCGAACTACGGTATTTGGCTGGGGCACGCATCGACGCCATTTACCCTTACGCGCCAGTGACGATCGGCTTACCCTTGGCCATTGCTCTACTTTCCTACGCCGATACCTACGGGATCGGGATCGACACGGATCCTTCTGCAATCCCAGACCCGGAGCTGCTCCATCACTTCCTCGAGCAAGCGACTGACGAAGTAGAACGCGCGGCACGAGTGAGCCAGCAAAAAGCCCCACGCCCTCAGCGTACCGCCCTCGCGACGCGCCCGGCGAGAGCTCAGTCGACCCCAACGGCCGGTAAGCCAGCCAAGGCCATTGCCACTTCTTCGTCGGGATAG
- the rfbC gene encoding dTDP-4-dehydrorhamnose 3,5-epimerase: MRLVETELPGVVIVEPEVHRDERGFFLETFHGEKYAKHGLPRVFVQDNHSRSVRGTVRGLHAQLRRPQGKLVRVIAGAVWDVAVDIRRGSPWFGRWTAVTLSAENFRQLYVPPGFAHGFCVLSDAAEVEYKCTDYYDPEGELRLAWNDPELAIPWPVRDPVLSEKDRTARPLRELAEVLPRYVS; the protein is encoded by the coding sequence ATGCGCTTGGTGGAGACAGAACTGCCGGGTGTGGTCATTGTCGAGCCCGAGGTCCACCGGGATGAGCGGGGATTCTTTTTAGAGACGTTTCACGGCGAGAAGTACGCCAAGCACGGGTTGCCGAGGGTCTTTGTGCAGGATAATCACTCTCGTTCCGTGCGAGGTACGGTGAGGGGGTTGCACGCGCAACTCCGGCGCCCTCAAGGTAAACTTGTTCGCGTGATTGCTGGTGCAGTTTGGGATGTGGCCGTTGACATTCGGCGAGGCTCCCCGTGGTTCGGGCGTTGGACGGCCGTAACTCTATCGGCGGAAAATTTCCGCCAGCTTTACGTGCCCCCTGGCTTTGCGCACGGGTTCTGCGTGCTGAGCGATGCAGCAGAGGTCGAGTATAAGTGTACAGACTACTATGACCCGGAAGGAGAGCTGCGCTTGGCTTGGAATGATCCTGAGTTGGCCATTCCGTGGCCGGTGCGCGACCCCGTATTGTCGGAGAAGGATCGGACCGCGCGCCCACTGCGAGAGCTTGCGGAAGTTCTACCCCGGTACGTTTCTTGA
- a CDS encoding FKBP-type peptidyl-prolyl cis-trans isomerase gives MGLGLKLSKGAGMRKFVLTWTVAFSALTSSIAHAAGPELKTDEQKALYALGALLAQNVSSFRLTPSEVETVLAGFKDASTGKTLAVDPDAYRGQLQQLVQARAAAAASEEKEKSKAFLEKMAKEKGAVRTDSGLVFIEIQPGTGAAPKAEDKVKVHYTGTLMDGTVFDSSVQRGEPATFPLNGVIRCFSEGLQKMKVGGKAKLVCPSDLAYGDRGSPPKIKPGATLVFEVELLGIEQ, from the coding sequence TTGGGGCTCGGCCTCAAACTTTCAAAAGGAGCGGGAATGAGAAAATTCGTGTTGACCTGGACGGTTGCATTTTCGGCGCTCACATCATCGATTGCGCATGCGGCTGGCCCCGAACTGAAAACTGACGAGCAGAAGGCCCTTTATGCCCTCGGTGCGCTCTTGGCGCAAAACGTCAGTAGCTTTCGTTTGACCCCATCTGAGGTCGAAACGGTGCTTGCCGGTTTTAAAGACGCCAGCACGGGCAAGACCCTGGCGGTGGACCCCGACGCGTATCGGGGCCAACTGCAGCAACTGGTTCAAGCCCGCGCGGCTGCGGCCGCCAGTGAGGAGAAGGAAAAGTCAAAAGCCTTCCTGGAAAAAATGGCCAAGGAAAAAGGCGCTGTTCGCACGGATTCCGGCTTGGTGTTCATCGAGATCCAGCCTGGCACCGGCGCAGCGCCGAAAGCTGAAGACAAGGTCAAGGTTCACTACACTGGCACGCTCATGGATGGCACCGTGTTCGACAGCTCCGTGCAACGCGGCGAACCAGCCACATTCCCGCTCAATGGCGTGATCCGTTGTTTCAGTGAGGGGCTTCAGAAGATGAAGGTGGGCGGCAAAGCAAAACTTGTGTGTCCCTCCGACCTCGCATACGGTGACCGTGGTTCGCCTCCGAAGATCAAGCCAGGAGCCACCCTGGTGTTCGAGGTCGAACTGCTGGGGATCGAGCAGTAA
- a CDS encoding RNA polymerase sigma factor RpoD/SigA — MKNSSGSVAFKFEPEEPGADEEVDLEPPLEALEEEVEAAERGAESDLPEHFFHDVSNTQLLTPEEEQRIARDIVKARNRIRRLLRRFPRLVSAALPVHGRSVIHPSEDFRERETVMVLEFAKKELKSRRKVDFPYGDRLKIKEMVAQLEKELAAYRKLRDRMIEANLRLVISFAKRYRRAGVSFLDMVQEGSLGLIRAVEKYDPRKDVKFGTYAVWWIWQQIGRAGDMHSGLIRTPVHWNQLRRKVGRETQRLQTKFDGKVSKELLAQASGVDAERLETMTQSFQCVSIDAPLSADDDRTLEELLASDSKDPETEAAQGDLHAQLEAALRQLPPREANILRLRFGTNDQQPLTLEEVGRLYGVSRERIRQLEARALKQLLPICESQGLRAYVD; from the coding sequence ATGAAGAACAGTTCGGGATCGGTAGCTTTCAAGTTCGAGCCAGAGGAGCCTGGTGCAGACGAAGAAGTTGACCTGGAACCGCCCTTGGAGGCTCTCGAAGAGGAGGTTGAAGCTGCGGAACGTGGAGCGGAGTCGGACCTACCCGAGCACTTCTTCCACGACGTCAGCAATACGCAGCTCCTCACGCCGGAGGAAGAGCAGCGCATCGCTCGGGATATCGTGAAAGCGCGCAACCGGATTCGGCGCTTGTTGCGGCGTTTTCCCCGCCTGGTATCCGCCGCTCTTCCCGTTCATGGGCGGAGTGTGATCCACCCCAGCGAGGACTTCCGTGAACGTGAGACCGTCATGGTCCTCGAGTTCGCGAAGAAGGAGCTCAAGTCGCGCCGCAAGGTCGACTTCCCGTACGGAGATCGGCTGAAGATCAAGGAGATGGTGGCGCAGCTCGAGAAAGAGCTGGCCGCCTACCGCAAGCTTAGGGACCGCATGATCGAAGCCAACCTACGCTTGGTGATTTCTTTCGCAAAGCGGTACCGGCGAGCGGGCGTGTCGTTCTTGGACATGGTGCAGGAGGGATCGCTCGGACTCATTCGTGCGGTCGAGAAATACGATCCTCGCAAGGACGTGAAGTTTGGCACCTACGCTGTGTGGTGGATCTGGCAGCAAATCGGCCGCGCTGGAGACATGCACAGTGGACTCATTCGTACGCCCGTACACTGGAACCAATTGCGGCGGAAGGTCGGCCGGGAGACCCAACGCTTACAAACCAAATTTGATGGCAAAGTGAGCAAGGAGCTCCTGGCGCAAGCCAGCGGTGTCGATGCTGAACGGCTAGAAACGATGACCCAAAGTTTTCAGTGCGTGTCCATCGACGCCCCCCTGAGCGCAGATGACGACCGGACGCTCGAGGAATTGCTCGCAAGCGACAGCAAAGACCCGGAAACTGAGGCCGCTCAAGGCGATCTCCATGCGCAACTGGAGGCCGCCTTACGGCAGCTACCTCCTCGGGAAGCGAACATCCTGCGGTTGCGCTTTGGTACGAACGACCAGCAACCGCTCACTCTGGAGGAAGTAGGGCGTCTTTACGGCGTGAGCCGCGAACGTATCCGCCAACTTGAGGCCCGTGCCCTGAAGCAACTCCTCCCGATTTGCGAAAGCCAAGGGCTGCGTGCCTACGTTGACTAG
- a CDS encoding ACT domain-containing protein codes for MSSRAVISVIGRDQKGVVARISTYLAACNINIEDIEQRVMEGLFIMTMLVDLSELNVNLDELVLGLKRIGEEIHMEVSIRLQGKREPKRVAVLVSREPHCLQQLIEDRNHGRLNGDLVVVLSNHELLRPLAEEAGIPFFWYPSADKAAHEEFLLEKLAEYGADLVVLARYMQILSPRVVERYRNRIINIHPSLLPYHPGPNAYRQAFEEGVRVSGCTAHFVTEQLDQGPVILQDVFHIRVGEDTLDDVKARGQRLEAKVLSQAVQLFLNDQLVVKDKKVIFRPGLGTGQSS; via the coding sequence ATGAGCAGCCGGGCGGTGATCTCTGTAATCGGGCGCGACCAAAAAGGGGTGGTGGCGCGCATTTCCACGTATTTAGCCGCGTGCAACATCAACATTGAGGACATCGAGCAGCGGGTCATGGAGGGACTCTTTATCATGACCATGCTGGTCGACCTTTCCGAGTTGAACGTGAACCTCGACGAGTTGGTGTTGGGCTTGAAGCGGATTGGTGAGGAAATCCACATGGAGGTTTCCATCCGTTTGCAGGGGAAGCGTGAGCCCAAACGGGTGGCCGTGTTGGTGAGCCGAGAACCTCACTGCCTTCAACAACTCATCGAAGATCGAAATCACGGCAGGCTTAATGGGGATCTTGTGGTTGTCTTGTCGAACCACGAACTTCTTCGCCCTCTAGCTGAAGAGGCGGGAATTCCGTTTTTCTGGTACCCATCTGCTGACAAGGCTGCTCACGAGGAGTTTCTGTTAGAGAAGCTTGCCGAGTATGGGGCGGATTTGGTCGTGCTTGCTCGCTACATGCAAATCCTTTCCCCGCGGGTCGTCGAGCGATACCGCAATCGAATTATCAACATCCATCCGTCATTGCTGCCTTACCACCCGGGCCCGAATGCCTATCGGCAGGCGTTTGAAGAAGGGGTGCGGGTTTCGGGGTGTACGGCCCACTTCGTTACGGAGCAACTGGACCAAGGCCCCGTCATTCTTCAGGACGTGTTTCACATTCGCGTGGGTGAGGACACCCTGGATGATGTGAAGGCACGCGGTCAACGCCTTGAGGCAAAGGTGTTATCGCAGGCGGTGCAGTTGTTCTTGAACGACCAGTTGGTGGTGAAGGATAAAAAGGTCATCTTTCGCCCCGGGTTAGGGACGGGACAGAGCTCTTGA
- the leuC gene encoding 3-isopropylmalate dehydratase large subunit, whose translation MGKSLLEKVWEAHTVRELPSGQTQLFIGLHLVHEVTSPQAFQMLREQGLRVLFPERTFATVDHIIPTDTRQRPYADAQAEGMMTAIERNCAEFGIRLFQANSGYQGIVHVLGPELGLTQPGMTVACGDSHTSTHGALGTVAFGIGTSQVRDVLATQCLAIQRPKVRRILVRGRLLPGVYAKDVILHIIRRLGVKGGVGYAYEYAGEVIERMSMEERMTVCNMSIEGGARLGYVNPDETTFAYLRGREFAPQGAAFERALSWWRSMASDPDARYDDEVEFQGEEIAPTVTWGINPGQAIGIDERVPPPEAFPPDERDVVEDAYRYMDLKPGQPIRGMRIDVAFIGSCTNGRLSDLREAAKIARLGKVKPHVKALVVPGSESVARAAETEGLDEVFRAAGFEWRLPGCSMCLAMNPDKLVGRQVCASSSNRNFKGRQGSPGGRTLLMSPAMVAAAAIAGEVVDVRELLSSGG comes from the coding sequence ATGGGAAAGAGTTTGTTGGAGAAAGTTTGGGAAGCGCACACGGTGCGTGAGTTGCCGTCCGGGCAAACGCAGCTTTTTATCGGTCTGCACTTGGTTCACGAGGTGACCAGCCCCCAGGCGTTCCAAATGTTGCGGGAGCAAGGTTTGAGAGTGCTCTTTCCGGAACGCACCTTCGCGACCGTGGATCATATTATTCCAACCGATACGCGCCAGCGCCCATATGCCGACGCCCAGGCCGAGGGCATGATGACGGCGATTGAGCGCAACTGCGCGGAATTTGGGATCCGGCTCTTTCAGGCGAACAGCGGCTATCAAGGAATCGTGCACGTGCTCGGCCCTGAGCTCGGGCTGACCCAACCGGGCATGACGGTGGCCTGTGGGGACAGCCATACCAGCACTCACGGAGCGTTGGGAACCGTGGCGTTCGGCATCGGAACGAGCCAAGTCCGGGACGTGCTGGCCACTCAGTGCCTAGCAATTCAGCGCCCCAAGGTGCGCCGGATCCTGGTGCGCGGCCGGCTGTTACCGGGTGTGTACGCGAAGGATGTGATTCTCCACATCATCCGCAGACTCGGCGTCAAGGGTGGGGTGGGATACGCGTACGAGTATGCCGGCGAGGTCATCGAGCGGATGTCCATGGAAGAGCGCATGACGGTGTGCAACATGAGCATCGAAGGCGGGGCTCGGCTCGGTTACGTGAACCCGGACGAAACGACGTTCGCCTACCTGCGGGGTCGCGAGTTTGCCCCGCAGGGAGCGGCCTTTGAGCGAGCGCTTTCCTGGTGGCGCAGCATGGCATCGGATCCCGATGCTCGGTACGATGACGAAGTGGAATTCCAAGGTGAGGAGATTGCGCCAACGGTAACGTGGGGCATCAATCCTGGCCAGGCTATTGGGATCGACGAGCGTGTACCGCCCCCGGAGGCGTTTCCGCCCGATGAGAGGGATGTTGTTGAAGATGCCTACCGATACATGGACCTCAAGCCAGGCCAGCCGATTCGTGGAATGCGCATTGATGTTGCCTTTATCGGCTCATGCACAAATGGCCGTTTGTCGGACTTGCGCGAGGCGGCAAAAATCGCCCGGCTGGGCAAGGTGAAGCCGCACGTGAAGGCACTCGTCGTCCCTGGCTCTGAAAGCGTGGCGCGGGCGGCCGAGACCGAAGGTCTCGATGAAGTGTTCCGAGCTGCGGGTTTCGAATGGAGGTTGCCGGGCTGCTCCATGTGCTTGGCGATGAACCCCGACAAGCTCGTCGGGCGACAAGTATGCGCTTCGTCGAGCAATCGGAACTTTAAGGGGCGTCAAGGAAGTCCAGGGGGGCGTACCTTGTTGATGAGCCCCGCGATGGTGGCGGCTGCAGCGATTGCTGGCGAGGTGGTGGACGTACGGGAACTGTTGTCGAGCGGCGGGTGA
- the leuD gene encoding 3-isopropylmalate dehydratase small subunit, translated as MTELIRIEQVVGRPIPLRGNDIDTDRIIPARFMKVVTFDGLGEFLFYDERFDAQGRSKGHVLDDPRFAAKGPRIGVVNKNFGCGSSREHAPQALLRWGIRALVGESFADIFFGNCVALGMPCVCAAEKDINWLQAAVEEDPGHEIIVNLQTMRVEYKGTSIPVVMPEGARRQLIEGTWDATRILLQAEAQIRETAARLPYVRGFAA; from the coding sequence ATGACAGAACTGATCAGAATCGAGCAGGTGGTTGGTCGCCCGATCCCCTTGCGAGGGAACGACATCGACACCGACCGGATCATTCCCGCGCGGTTTATGAAGGTCGTTACCTTCGACGGATTGGGAGAGTTCCTTTTTTACGACGAACGGTTCGATGCTCAAGGCCGCTCTAAAGGGCACGTTCTGGACGATCCGCGCTTTGCGGCGAAAGGTCCGCGGATCGGGGTGGTGAACAAGAACTTCGGTTGTGGGTCATCACGGGAGCACGCTCCGCAAGCGCTGCTCCGCTGGGGGATCCGTGCATTGGTGGGGGAATCCTTCGCGGACATTTTCTTCGGCAATTGCGTGGCCCTCGGAATGCCGTGCGTTTGCGCCGCGGAAAAAGACATCAATTGGCTGCAGGCAGCGGTGGAGGAAGACCCAGGCCACGAGATTATCGTGAACCTCCAGACCATGCGTGTGGAGTACAAAGGAACCAGTATTCCGGTGGTCATGCCTGAGGGCGCTCGGCGCCAGCTCATCGAGGGCACGTGGGACGCGACTCGGATTTTGTTGCAAGCAGAGGCGCAGATTCGTGAAACGGCGGCTCGCCTTCCGTACGTACGTGGATTTGCAGCGTAA